In a genomic window of Pseudorasbora parva isolate DD20220531a chromosome 24, ASM2467924v1, whole genome shotgun sequence:
- the LOC137063668 gene encoding probable G-protein coupled receptor 141 isoform X2 translates to MAMNTTTAANSTTAANPTVTSSPTPFHLPEPYRIALIVIYTVVLLVGLTGLALMISLLKTNIRSLTTIAFLNLMVAHFLFLLTVPFRIYYYAVQQTWALGSGMCKLVSAMVHIHIYMVFVIYAIILTLRFLHYYKKTQRTEFYRRLHALGASAVVWILLLSIMLPLVLSQYGETNTKTKETTKCFQFGNMIKKNMAVYVVNMILSIFIISVSCLQTCIQAIILHALIRKHGSASRSQQEFWVQVKNLIFVLIMLTCLVPYHLFRLKYLEDTANLHAINEVFLAITGLTCFDMLTFTGKGVCQVCWT, encoded by the coding sequence ATGGCGATGAACACCACCACAGCTGCCAATTCCACTACAGCTGCCAATCCCACAGTGACATCCAGCCCTACTCCATTCCACCTCCCCGAGCCGTACAGAATCGCGCTTATCGTCATCTACACAGTCGTGCTTCTGGTGGGACTCACAGGCTTGGCCCTGATGATCAGCTTGTTAAAAACCAACATTCGCTCGTTAACCACCATCGCCTTTTTGAACCTCATGGTCGCACACTTTCTATTCCTGCTCACCGTGCCATTCAGAATATACTACTACGCTGTACAACAAACATGGGCTCTGGGCTCTGGGATGTGTAAACTGGTCAGCGCAATGGTGCATATTCATATATACATGGTGTTTGTAATCTACGCCATCATTCTTACCCTTCGTTTCCTGCATTACTACAAGAAAACGCAACGGACTGAGTTCTACAGGCGGCTGCACGCGCTGGGCGCGAGCGCTGTAGTGTGGATCCTTCTGCTGTCCATCATGCTACCCCTCGTGCTGTCTCAATACGGGGAAACGAATACAAAAACCAAAGAAACCACCAAGTGCTTCCAATTTGGgaatatgattaaaaaaaacatggccgtcTACGTTGTGAACATGATTCTGTCCATCTTTATTATCAGTGTGTCGTGTCTTCAGACCTGCATCCAGGCGATCATCCTGCACGCGTTGATACGCAAGCACGGATCCGCCAGCCGCTCCCAGCAGGAGTTTTGGGTTCAAGTAAAAAACCTCATCTTTGTTCTTATCATGCTCACCTGCCTGGTACCGTACCACCTTTTCCGGCTGAAATACCTGGAAGACACTGCAAATCTTCATGCGATTAATGAGGTGTTTCTGGCCATCACAGGACTTACGTGTTTCGACATGTTGACGTTCACTGGGAAGGGCGTGTGTCAGGTGTGCTGGACCTAA
- the LOC137063668 gene encoding probable G-protein coupled receptor 141 isoform X1 — translation MKHPVVQPLCLKSAKIVVTSCKSNKHITLLPHLIGVSDFCVAVLRTMAMNTTTAANSTTAANPTVTSSPTPFHLPEPYRIALIVIYTVVLLVGLTGLALMISLLKTNIRSLTTIAFLNLMVAHFLFLLTVPFRIYYYAVQQTWALGSGMCKLVSAMVHIHIYMVFVIYAIILTLRFLHYYKKTQRTEFYRRLHALGASAVVWILLLSIMLPLVLSQYGETNTKTKETTKCFQFGNMIKKNMAVYVVNMILSIFIISVSCLQTCIQAIILHALIRKHGSASRSQQEFWVQVKNLIFVLIMLTCLVPYHLFRLKYLEDTANLHAINEVFLAITGLTCFDMLTFTGKGVCQVCWT, via the exons ATGAAACACCCAGTAGTCCAGCCTCTTTGTCTTAAGAGTGCTAAAATAGTGGTTACGAGTTGCAAAAGCAACAAACACATTACCTTACTTCCTCATCTGATCGGCGTCTCCGACTTCTGTGTTGCTGTTCTGAG GACCATGGCGATGAACACCACCACAGCTGCCAATTCCACTACAGCTGCCAATCCCACAGTGACATCCAGCCCTACTCCATTCCACCTCCCCGAGCCGTACAGAATCGCGCTTATCGTCATCTACACAGTCGTGCTTCTGGTGGGACTCACAGGCTTGGCCCTGATGATCAGCTTGTTAAAAACCAACATTCGCTCGTTAACCACCATCGCCTTTTTGAACCTCATGGTCGCACACTTTCTATTCCTGCTCACCGTGCCATTCAGAATATACTACTACGCTGTACAACAAACATGGGCTCTGGGCTCTGGGATGTGTAAACTGGTCAGCGCAATGGTGCATATTCATATATACATGGTGTTTGTAATCTACGCCATCATTCTTACCCTTCGTTTCCTGCATTACTACAAGAAAACGCAACGGACTGAGTTCTACAGGCGGCTGCACGCGCTGGGCGCGAGCGCTGTAGTGTGGATCCTTCTGCTGTCCATCATGCTACCCCTCGTGCTGTCTCAATACGGGGAAACGAATACAAAAACCAAAGAAACCACCAAGTGCTTCCAATTTGGgaatatgattaaaaaaaacatggccgtcTACGTTGTGAACATGATTCTGTCCATCTTTATTATCAGTGTGTCGTGTCTTCAGACCTGCATCCAGGCGATCATCCTGCACGCGTTGATACGCAAGCACGGATCCGCCAGCCGCTCCCAGCAGGAGTTTTGGGTTCAAGTAAAAAACCTCATCTTTGTTCTTATCATGCTCACCTGCCTGGTACCGTACCACCTTTTCCGGCTGAAATACCTGGAAGACACTGCAAATCTTCATGCGATTAATGAGGTGTTTCTGGCCATCACAGGACTTACGTGTTTCGACATGTTGACGTTCACTGGGAAGGGCGTGTGTCAGGTGTGCTGGACCTAA